The Hymenobacter baengnokdamensis genome includes a region encoding these proteins:
- a CDS encoding dipeptidase: protein MPAPAYLTQHQNRFLEELMDWLRIPSVSADPKFHGDVLKAADFLKARLEEAGAQNVELCPTAGNPIVYAEYFSGPDKPTVLVYGHYDVQPADPYELWTSPPFEPVIKDEKIYARGACDDKGQVYMHVKALEMMLRDGGVGAPCNIKFMFEGEEEVGSNNLSIFVKANKEKLQADVILISDTGILANDGPSIEVGLRGLSYHEVEVTGPNRDLHSGLYGGAVMNPINALCDMISSLHDKNRHITIPGFYDNVDELSAEERAEMAQAPFSEDEFKQSIGLPAAVGEAGYSTPERTSIRPTLDVNGIWGGYTGEGAKTVIASKAYAKISMRLVPHQTSDEITALFQKHFESIAPAGITVKVTPHHGGEPVVTPTNSAAYRAAAKALETTFGKKPVPTRGGGSIPIVAMFKSELGLDSVLLGFGLDSDAIHSPNEHFGVFNFLKGIETIPEFYREYAALPK, encoded by the coding sequence ATGCCCGCCCCTGCTTACCTAACCCAGCATCAAAATCGCTTTCTCGAAGAGCTAATGGACTGGCTGCGCATCCCGTCCGTCTCGGCCGACCCCAAGTTTCACGGCGATGTGCTTAAAGCCGCCGACTTCTTGAAAGCCAGGCTCGAAGAAGCCGGCGCACAAAACGTCGAGCTGTGCCCCACGGCCGGCAATCCTATCGTCTACGCCGAGTATTTTTCGGGCCCCGACAAGCCTACCGTGCTGGTATATGGCCACTACGATGTGCAGCCGGCCGACCCCTACGAGCTGTGGACTTCGCCGCCGTTTGAGCCGGTGATTAAGGACGAAAAAATTTACGCGCGCGGGGCCTGCGACGACAAAGGCCAGGTGTATATGCACGTGAAAGCCCTGGAAATGATGCTGCGCGACGGCGGAGTAGGGGCGCCCTGCAACATCAAATTCATGTTTGAAGGCGAAGAGGAAGTTGGCTCCAACAACCTGAGCATCTTCGTGAAAGCCAATAAGGAGAAGCTGCAGGCCGACGTCATTCTCATCTCCGATACCGGCATCCTGGCCAACGACGGGCCCAGCATCGAGGTGGGCCTGCGCGGCCTGAGCTACCACGAGGTAGAAGTAACCGGCCCCAACCGCGACCTGCACTCGGGCCTTTATGGCGGCGCGGTGATGAACCCCATCAACGCGCTCTGCGATATGATTAGCAGCCTGCACGATAAAAACCGGCACATCACTATTCCCGGCTTCTACGACAACGTGGACGAGCTGAGCGCCGAAGAGCGCGCCGAAATGGCCCAGGCCCCCTTCTCCGAAGACGAGTTTAAGCAGAGCATCGGGCTGCCCGCCGCCGTGGGCGAGGCTGGCTACAGTACGCCCGAGCGCACCAGCATCCGGCCCACGCTCGACGTGAACGGCATCTGGGGCGGCTACACCGGCGAGGGCGCCAAAACGGTAATCGCCAGCAAGGCCTACGCCAAAATTTCGATGCGCCTGGTGCCGCACCAAACCAGCGACGAGATTACCGCATTGTTTCAGAAGCACTTCGAAAGCATTGCCCCGGCCGGCATTACCGTGAAAGTGACGCCTCACCACGGCGGCGAGCCCGTTGTTACGCCTACCAACTCGGCCGCTTACCGCGCCGCCGCCAAGGCGCTCGAAACTACGTTTGGCAAAAAGCCGGTGCCCACGCGCGGCGGCGGCTCCATTCCCATCGTGGCCATGTTTAAGAGCGAGCTCGGCCTCGATTCGGTGCTGCTGGGCTTTGGGCTCGACTCGGACGCCATCCACTCTCCCAACGAGCATTTTGGCGTCTTCAATTTCCTGAAAGGCATCGAAACCATTCCCGAGTTTTACCGCGAGTACGCGGCGCTGCCGAAATAG
- a CDS encoding porin family protein, whose protein sequence is MKKAFLSLGLLAGISVAAQAQTARFGIKAGASLSSWTGSDAGTTATKLGFHAGLVANFGLNEMISIQPELLYSMKGGQDDTNSNNRVNLNYIDVPILAKVATGATGLFFELGPQVGFLASATNKTSSSSTDVKNSFKGADFGYAAGVGFQVASGPMVGLRYNGGFTNVVKDITIANTTKQTNLKNSAFQLYLGYMFGGK, encoded by the coding sequence ATGAAAAAAGCTTTTCTCTCCCTTGGCCTACTGGCCGGAATTTCAGTTGCCGCTCAAGCGCAGACTGCCAGATTTGGTATAAAGGCCGGGGCCTCACTCAGCAGCTGGACGGGCAGCGATGCCGGTACCACAGCTACCAAACTGGGCTTTCATGCTGGCCTGGTCGCCAACTTTGGGTTGAATGAGATGATTTCTATTCAGCCGGAGCTGCTGTATTCCATGAAAGGTGGCCAGGACGATACCAACAGCAACAATCGCGTTAATCTAAATTACATAGATGTTCCGATATTAGCAAAGGTGGCAACCGGCGCAACTGGCTTATTTTTCGAGCTTGGCCCCCAGGTAGGCTTCCTGGCTTCCGCCACCAACAAGACCAGTAGCAGCTCAACCGATGTAAAAAACTCATTTAAAGGGGCGGATTTTGGCTATGCTGCCGGCGTGGGCTTTCAGGTTGCCAGCGGCCCAATGGTAGGGCTACGCTATAATGGTGGATTTACCAATGTAGTTAAGGATATAACTATTGCAAACACTACCAAACAGACGAATCTTAAAAATAGTGCGTTTCAGCTCTATCTGGGCTATATGTTTGGGGGCAAATAA
- a CDS encoding aminotransferase class III-fold pyridoxal phosphate-dependent enzyme, whose amino-acid sequence MHPTLDLDQQQILHDNLDHTLFSWSKQAGLSPISAERAAGVYLWDRDGKRYLDFSSQLMNVNIGHGDQRVTEAVAAQMRELSYVYPGMITKARGDLGRKLAEITPANLTKAFFTLGGAEAIENAIKLARIYTGRHKIVSLYQSFHGASYGAMSVGGDPRKFAVDSQAMPGTVHVENPYFYRCPWFSTTPEQCAQRAADALERIIGYENPGSVAAIFLEGESGTSGCIKYPPGYWTRVREICDKYNILLVADEVMSGFGRTGKWFGSDHHGVKVDIMCMAKGITAGYVPLGAVMVDEAIARSFDNKPLPLGLTYSAHPVSCAAAVAVLDIYEEDHLLENTVEMGHYLDERVAELIKQHPSIGDWRNTGLFGCLELVKNRQTKEPMAPWNATPDQMTIMNEVAAKIKELGMYTFVRWNYIFIAPPLCINKAELDEGLAIISEALKIADKYVY is encoded by the coding sequence ATGCACCCCACTCTCGACCTCGACCAGCAGCAAATTCTGCACGACAACCTCGACCACACGCTGTTTTCGTGGTCGAAGCAGGCGGGCCTCAGCCCCATCAGCGCCGAGCGGGCGGCGGGCGTGTACCTGTGGGACCGCGACGGCAAGCGCTACCTCGACTTCTCGTCGCAACTCATGAACGTGAACATCGGCCACGGCGACCAGCGCGTAACCGAGGCCGTGGCTGCCCAGATGCGCGAGCTGAGCTACGTGTATCCGGGCATGATAACCAAGGCGCGGGGCGACCTGGGCCGCAAGCTGGCCGAGATAACGCCGGCCAACCTCACCAAGGCTTTTTTTACGCTGGGCGGGGCCGAGGCCATCGAAAACGCGATTAAGCTGGCGCGCATCTACACCGGCCGGCACAAGATTGTGTCGCTCTACCAGTCGTTTCACGGCGCGAGCTACGGGGCCATGAGCGTGGGCGGCGACCCGCGCAAGTTTGCCGTCGATAGCCAGGCCATGCCGGGCACGGTACACGTCGAAAACCCGTATTTCTACCGCTGCCCCTGGTTCAGCACTACGCCCGAGCAGTGTGCCCAGCGCGCCGCCGACGCCCTGGAGCGCATTATTGGCTACGAAAACCCCGGCAGCGTGGCCGCCATTTTCCTGGAAGGGGAGTCGGGCACCTCAGGCTGCATCAAGTACCCGCCCGGCTACTGGACGCGGGTACGCGAAATATGCGATAAATACAATATTCTGCTCGTGGCTGATGAAGTGATGTCGGGCTTCGGCCGCACCGGCAAGTGGTTCGGCTCCGACCACCACGGCGTGAAGGTCGATATCATGTGCATGGCCAAGGGCATCACCGCCGGCTACGTGCCGCTGGGCGCGGTGATGGTCGATGAAGCCATTGCCAGGTCGTTTGATAACAAGCCCTTGCCGCTGGGACTCACGTACTCGGCGCACCCCGTATCGTGCGCCGCCGCCGTGGCCGTGCTCGACATTTACGAGGAAGACCACCTGCTCGAAAATACCGTGGAGATGGGCCACTACCTCGACGAGCGCGTGGCCGAGCTGATAAAGCAGCACCCCAGCATCGGCGACTGGCGCAACACCGGCCTCTTCGGCTGCCTCGAGCTGGTGAAAAACCGCCAGACCAAGGAGCCAATGGCTCCCTGGAATGCCACCCCCGACCAGATGACCATCATGAACGAGGTGGCCGCCAAAATCAAGGAGCTGGGCATGTACACCTTCGTGCGCTGGAATTATATTTTCATCGCCCCCCCGCTGTGCATCAATAAAGCGGAGTTGGATGAGGGGCTGGCTATCATTTCGGAAGCGCTGAAAATTGCGGATAAGTACGTGTACTAA
- a CDS encoding porin family protein: MKKSIITLLALVLGLSTAAQAQYRGRGGNVSLGIKAGAALTSFVGKDTQTPGGNSGYDYRLGFQAGVFANIGFSKLFAFQPELLYSQKGASVRDVVDMRTRLNYLDVPLAFHVNTDGFFFEAGPQVGFLLAAKNESGSTSVDVKDAYKQVDFGYLAGLGYQLKHGLGIGLRYNGAFTNFPVSTTTGNVTVQPRARNSAFQLYATYSFN; this comes from the coding sequence ATGAAAAAATCCATTATCACGCTGCTAGCGCTGGTATTGGGCCTGAGCACCGCTGCTCAGGCGCAGTATCGCGGGCGTGGCGGCAACGTATCGCTGGGTATCAAGGCCGGCGCAGCGCTCACCAGCTTTGTGGGCAAAGACACCCAAACCCCCGGCGGGAACAGTGGGTATGACTATCGTCTTGGCTTTCAGGCAGGTGTATTCGCTAATATTGGCTTTTCCAAGCTGTTTGCCTTCCAGCCCGAGCTGCTATACTCACAAAAGGGAGCGAGTGTACGCGACGTTGTTGATATGCGCACCCGTTTGAATTACCTTGACGTGCCGCTGGCCTTCCATGTCAATACCGATGGCTTCTTTTTTGAAGCAGGCCCCCAGGTTGGCTTCCTGCTAGCGGCCAAGAATGAGTCGGGCAGTACGTCGGTCGATGTGAAAGACGCTTATAAGCAGGTTGATTTTGGCTACCTGGCTGGCCTCGGCTACCAGCTCAAGCACGGCTTGGGCATTGGCCTGCGCTACAATGGTGCCTTCACAAACTTTCCGGTTTCGACTACCACTGGCAACGTTACGGTGCAGCCGCGGGCACGCAACAGCGCGTTTCAACTGTACGCAACGTACTCCTTCAATTAA
- a CDS encoding porin family protein, whose translation MKKSFFTLALLVATASAAYAQTPANTVGITLGYGRTNLRDSGPYSSVNHSAYQAGLNADVYFSESFSFHPEALYTLQYFDSNNTDLSRDISYINVPLLARVHAKGLFFEAGPEVNFALTAKNEAGNDVKSDVNPVVLDYVLGLGYQLGTGLSIGLRYDGGATNVFKNNTGTIIGNNSLKSNTFWLNVAYSFGK comes from the coding sequence ATGAAAAAATCATTCTTCACATTGGCTCTGCTCGTGGCTACGGCCAGCGCGGCCTATGCTCAAACGCCTGCTAATACGGTGGGTATCACTCTGGGCTACGGCCGTACCAATCTGCGCGACAGCGGCCCCTACTCCTCGGTAAACCACTCGGCTTACCAGGCCGGCCTGAACGCCGATGTTTATTTTAGCGAGTCGTTCTCCTTTCACCCCGAAGCCCTGTACACGCTGCAGTACTTCGACTCCAATAATACTGACCTAAGCCGCGACATCTCTTACATCAACGTGCCGCTGCTGGCCCGTGTGCACGCCAAAGGGCTGTTTTTTGAGGCCGGACCGGAAGTAAACTTCGCGCTGACCGCTAAAAACGAAGCCGGCAACGATGTAAAAAGCGACGTTAACCCCGTAGTGCTCGATTATGTACTGGGCCTGGGTTATCAGTTGGGCACCGGCCTTTCCATTGGCCTCCGCTATGACGGTGGTGCTACCAACGTCTTCAAAAACAATACCGGCACCATTATCGGTAATAACAGCCTGAAATCGAATACATTCTGGCTGAATGTGGCTTATTCATTCGGGAAATAA
- a CDS encoding nitrilase-related carbon-nitrogen hydrolase: protein MARIIKSGLIQMSLPMTEGEGSIAEIKEAMVQKHIPLIEEAGRQGVQILCLQEIFNTPYFCPGQDNKWYASAEAVPGPTTERMAEYARKYNMVMIVPVYERESAGFLYNTAAVIDADGTYLGKYRKNHIPHTSGFWEKFFFKPGNLGYPVFQTKYAKVGVYICYDRHFPDGARVLGLNGAEIVYNPSATVAGLSQYLWKLEQPAHAAANGYFMGCINRVGEEKPWNLGRFYGTSYFVDPRGQIIAQADEYKDELLIAEFDLDMIDEVRATWQFFRDRRPETYEKLVEL, encoded by the coding sequence ATGGCACGCATTATTAAATCCGGCCTCATCCAGATGAGCCTGCCAATGACCGAGGGCGAAGGCTCCATCGCAGAAATAAAAGAGGCGATGGTGCAGAAGCATATCCCGCTGATTGAGGAAGCCGGCCGCCAGGGCGTGCAGATTCTGTGCTTGCAGGAAATATTCAATACGCCCTATTTCTGCCCCGGCCAGGATAACAAGTGGTACGCCTCGGCCGAAGCGGTGCCCGGCCCGACTACCGAGCGCATGGCCGAATACGCCAGAAAATACAACATGGTGATGATTGTGCCGGTGTACGAGCGCGAGTCGGCCGGCTTTCTCTACAACACGGCCGCCGTAATTGACGCCGATGGGACGTACCTGGGAAAATATCGTAAAAACCATATACCCCACACATCGGGCTTCTGGGAGAAATTCTTCTTCAAGCCGGGCAACCTGGGCTACCCGGTGTTTCAGACCAAGTACGCCAAGGTGGGTGTGTACATCTGCTACGACCGGCACTTCCCCGACGGGGCGCGGGTGCTGGGCCTCAACGGCGCTGAAATCGTGTATAATCCCTCGGCCACGGTAGCGGGCCTTTCGCAATACCTCTGGAAGCTGGAGCAGCCCGCCCACGCGGCTGCCAACGGCTACTTCATGGGCTGCATCAACCGGGTAGGGGAGGAGAAGCCCTGGAACCTGGGCCGCTTCTACGGCACCAGCTACTTCGTAGACCCGCGCGGCCAGATTATCGCCCAGGCCGACGAGTACAAAGACGAACTGCTCATCGCCGAGTTCGACCTCGACATGATTGACGAGGTGCGCGCCACCTGGCAGTTTTTCCGCGACCGCCGCCCTGAAACCTACGAGAAGCTGGTGGAGCTGTAG
- the preA gene encoding NAD-dependent dihydropyrimidine dehydrogenase subunit PreA produces MPDLSINFAGIKSPNPFWLASAPPTNSGYQVMKAFDAGWGGAVWKTLGVPVINVSSRYGGVSYRDKRLVGFNNIELISDRPLADNLREISEVKKRFPDHAVIASLMVQSRQEWHDIVRQSQDAGADGFELNFGCPHGMCERGMGSAVGQEPKVLQMIVEWVMEVARKPVIVKLTPNISDITEPAQAARRGGADAISLINTIQSIVGVDLDRFAPYPIVDGQGTNGGYCGPAVKPIALNMVKNCAQHPDVRLPISGIGGIESWRDAVEHILLGASSVQVCTAAMHFGFGIIRELVSGLEQYMVEKNFNTIYDFVGKALPNVRHWEDLNMKYQVKAHIHEEKCIGCQLCYTACEDGAHQAIRLQAGTRTPAIIEENCVGCNLCSLVCPVDDCITMDRHDDGTQHLTWKERTAANTIPTEFNDEKAGGRHHWVPEPAAALGKERHKTLPGKARALGIL; encoded by the coding sequence ATGCCCGACCTTTCCATCAACTTCGCTGGCATTAAGTCGCCCAACCCGTTCTGGCTGGCCTCGGCGCCGCCCACCAACTCCGGCTACCAAGTGATGAAAGCCTTCGACGCGGGCTGGGGCGGCGCGGTGTGGAAAACGCTCGGCGTGCCCGTTATCAACGTGTCGAGCCGCTACGGCGGCGTCAGCTACCGCGACAAGCGGCTGGTGGGCTTCAACAACATCGAGCTGATATCGGACCGCCCGCTGGCCGACAACCTGCGCGAGATTTCGGAAGTCAAAAAGCGCTTTCCCGACCACGCCGTCATTGCCTCGCTCATGGTGCAGAGCCGGCAGGAGTGGCACGATATCGTGCGCCAGAGCCAGGATGCCGGCGCCGACGGCTTCGAGCTGAACTTCGGCTGCCCGCACGGCATGTGCGAGCGCGGCATGGGCTCGGCGGTAGGGCAGGAGCCCAAAGTTCTGCAAATGATAGTGGAATGGGTGATGGAAGTGGCCCGGAAGCCGGTCATCGTGAAGCTCACGCCCAATATCTCCGATATTACCGAGCCGGCCCAGGCGGCGCGGCGCGGTGGGGCCGATGCCATCTCCTTGATAAACACCATTCAAAGTATTGTGGGCGTGGACCTCGACCGCTTCGCACCCTACCCGATTGTGGATGGCCAGGGCACCAACGGCGGCTACTGCGGCCCGGCCGTGAAGCCCATTGCCCTGAACATGGTGAAGAACTGCGCCCAGCACCCCGACGTGCGCCTGCCCATCTCGGGCATCGGCGGCATCGAGAGCTGGCGCGACGCCGTGGAGCATATCCTGCTGGGCGCCAGCTCGGTGCAGGTGTGCACGGCGGCCATGCACTTTGGCTTTGGCATCATCCGCGAGCTGGTGAGCGGGCTGGAGCAGTACATGGTAGAGAAAAATTTTAACACCATCTACGACTTCGTGGGCAAGGCCCTGCCCAACGTGCGGCACTGGGAAGACCTCAACATGAAATACCAGGTGAAGGCCCACATTCACGAAGAAAAGTGCATCGGCTGCCAGCTCTGCTACACGGCCTGCGAAGACGGCGCGCACCAGGCCATCCGGCTGCAAGCCGGCACGCGCACACCGGCTATTATCGAAGAAAACTGCGTGGGCTGTAATCTCTGCTCGCTCGTGTGCCCCGTCGACGACTGCATTACGATGGACCGCCACGACGACGGCACGCAGCACCTGACCTGGAAAGAGCGCACCGCCGCCAATACCATTCCTACCGAATTCAACGACGAGAAAGCCGGCGGCCGTCACCATTGGGTGCCCGAGCCAGCCGCCGCACTCGGCAAGGAGCGCCACAAAACGCTGCCTGGCAAGGCACGGGCACTGGGCATACTATAA
- the hydA gene encoding dihydropyrimidinase — translation MSILLKNGRVITADSDSICDILVEGEAIAAIGRGLPAPEGVEVIDCTGKMVMPGGIDPHVHLEMPFMGTFSSDTYETGTRAALHGGTTTVIDFILQKQGRSLRAALEEWQGRATGNAVGDYSFHLAVTDFNPNTQLEIKEMITEGITSFKTFMAYKGALMIDDAQMVGLMQEVKKHGGLVTAHATNGDMIDTLIAQHRASGKLSPLYHYLSQPEVTEAEASGRFADIANYTGVNAYIVHLTCQGALNQVRRATERNQRVLVETCIQYLLLDASLYENEAEGAKWVMSPPLRQKKDQATLWAGLNQGLVNVVGTDHCPFMWEQKLLGKNDFSKIPNGHPAVEHRMELLFSEGVNKGKITPQKFVEVTSTNAAKIFGMFPRKGTISIGADADLVIFDPAKKHTISAAMHHMNCDYSAYEGWELTGKVDAVLLRGKVAIDRGETKVGRGYGQFIRRGKTAF, via the coding sequence ATGTCGATTCTGCTAAAAAACGGCCGTGTTATCACGGCCGACTCGGACAGTATTTGCGATATTCTGGTCGAAGGCGAAGCCATCGCGGCCATTGGCCGGGGCTTGCCCGCGCCTGAGGGTGTGGAGGTTATCGACTGCACCGGCAAAATGGTGATGCCCGGTGGCATCGACCCGCACGTGCACCTGGAGATGCCCTTCATGGGCACTTTCAGCAGCGATACCTACGAGACCGGCACCCGCGCCGCGCTGCACGGCGGCACCACTACGGTCATCGACTTCATTCTGCAAAAGCAGGGCCGCTCGTTGCGCGCGGCGCTGGAAGAGTGGCAGGGTAGGGCTACCGGTAATGCCGTGGGTGACTATTCCTTTCACCTGGCCGTGACGGATTTTAATCCGAATACCCAGCTGGAAATCAAAGAGATGATTACCGAAGGCATTACGTCCTTCAAAACCTTCATGGCCTACAAGGGCGCGCTCATGATTGACGACGCGCAGATGGTGGGCCTGATGCAGGAAGTCAAGAAACACGGCGGCCTCGTGACGGCCCACGCCACCAACGGCGACATGATTGACACGCTCATTGCCCAGCACCGGGCGTCGGGCAAGCTCTCGCCGCTCTACCACTACCTCTCGCAGCCCGAAGTGACGGAGGCCGAAGCCTCGGGCCGTTTCGCCGACATTGCCAACTACACGGGTGTGAATGCCTACATCGTGCACCTCACCTGCCAGGGCGCGCTCAACCAGGTGCGCCGCGCCACCGAGCGCAACCAGCGCGTGCTGGTCGAAACCTGCATCCAGTATTTGCTGCTCGATGCCTCGCTCTATGAGAATGAAGCCGAAGGCGCCAAGTGGGTGATGTCGCCGCCGCTGCGCCAGAAGAAGGACCAGGCTACACTGTGGGCCGGCCTCAATCAGGGCCTGGTAAACGTGGTGGGCACCGACCACTGCCCCTTTATGTGGGAGCAAAAGCTGCTGGGCAAGAACGACTTCTCGAAAATACCGAACGGCCACCCCGCCGTGGAGCACCGCATGGAGCTCCTGTTTTCGGAAGGCGTAAATAAGGGTAAAATCACGCCGCAAAAATTCGTGGAAGTGACCTCGACCAACGCGGCCAAAATCTTCGGCATGTTTCCGCGCAAAGGCACTATCAGTATCGGGGCCGATGCCGACCTGGTGATTTTCGACCCCGCTAAGAAACACACGATTTCGGCCGCCATGCACCACATGAACTGCGATTATTCGGCCTACGAAGGCTGGGAGCTGACTGGCAAAGTCGATGCGGTTTTGCTGCGCGGCAAAGTAGCCATCGACCGCGGCGAGACCAAAGTAGGGCGCGGCTACGGGCAGTTTATCCGGCGCGGCAAAACGGCTTTTTGA
- a CDS encoding FAD-dependent oxidoreductase → MAEFSTPTTAQEFAENFAQLKPTMSRNEALYESSRCLFCFDAPCIQACPSGIDIPQFIRQINSGNVTGSARTIYEANYFGNACGKVCPTEVLCEGACVYNLQDVKPIEIGRLQSYATTQAITENKKLFGPGPANGKRVAVIGAGPAGISAACELRALGYEVVVFEAKAQPSGLTVYGVAPYKITNEEALAEMAYLQGQFGYEVRYHAPITGRADLAALEAGYDAIFLGIGLGKTSALGLPGEEKINCVGAVEFIEELRQRQEAMQVGRTIIVLGGGNTAMDAASEAARLGAETVLLAYRRGKEEMGAYDFEYELAKSVGVKGLFNVAPLEIVGDNYVVGVRFIRTVVEEGRVREVPGSEFVQACDMVIKATGQAKQTHFLHHIPGLELDGRGRIVADAAGQTTNPQYFTSGDARNGGAEVVNAAAEAKVAARGIHAFLSK, encoded by the coding sequence GTGGCCGAATTTTCTACCCCGACTACCGCCCAGGAATTTGCCGAAAACTTCGCGCAGCTCAAGCCGACTATGAGCCGCAACGAGGCGCTGTATGAAAGCTCGCGCTGCCTGTTTTGCTTCGATGCGCCGTGCATTCAGGCGTGCCCGTCGGGTATTGACATTCCGCAGTTTATCCGGCAGATAAACTCGGGCAACGTTACGGGCTCGGCCCGTACGATTTACGAGGCCAACTACTTCGGTAATGCCTGCGGCAAGGTGTGCCCCACGGAAGTGCTGTGCGAAGGCGCCTGCGTGTACAACTTGCAGGACGTGAAGCCGATAGAAATCGGCCGCCTCCAAAGCTACGCCACTACCCAGGCCATTACGGAGAATAAAAAGCTCTTCGGCCCCGGCCCGGCCAACGGCAAGCGAGTGGCCGTCATCGGGGCCGGCCCGGCGGGCATCTCGGCCGCCTGCGAGCTGCGGGCGCTGGGTTACGAAGTAGTGGTTTTTGAAGCCAAAGCCCAGCCTTCGGGCCTGACGGTTTACGGCGTGGCGCCTTATAAAATCACCAACGAGGAAGCGCTGGCCGAAATGGCGTACCTGCAAGGGCAGTTCGGCTACGAGGTGCGCTACCACGCGCCCATCACCGGCCGCGCCGACCTGGCCGCACTCGAAGCCGGGTACGACGCTATTTTCCTGGGTATCGGCCTGGGCAAAACCAGCGCGCTGGGCCTGCCCGGCGAGGAAAAAATCAACTGCGTGGGCGCGGTCGAATTTATTGAAGAGCTACGCCAGCGCCAGGAGGCTATGCAGGTGGGCCGCACGATTATCGTGCTCGGCGGCGGCAACACCGCCATGGATGCCGCCTCCGAAGCCGCCCGGCTGGGGGCCGAAACCGTGCTGCTGGCTTACCGCCGCGGCAAGGAAGAGATGGGCGCCTATGACTTTGAATACGAACTGGCTAAAAGCGTAGGGGTGAAGGGGTTGTTTAACGTAGCGCCGCTCGAAATAGTGGGCGATAACTATGTGGTAGGGGTGCGGTTCATTCGCACGGTAGTCGAAGAGGGCCGCGTGCGCGAAGTACCCGGCTCCGAGTTTGTGCAAGCCTGCGACATGGTGATTAAAGCCACCGGCCAGGCCAAGCAGACCCATTTTCTGCACCACATTCCGGGCCTGGAGCTGGACGGCCGGGGCCGCATCGTGGCCGACGCGGCGGGCCAGACCACCAACCCTCAGTATTTCACCTCCGGCGATGCCCGCAACGGCGGCGCCGAAGTAGTAAACGCTGCCGCCGAAGCCAAGGTAGCGGCGCGGGGTATCCACGCGTTTCTGAGTAAGTAG